One Leptidea sinapis chromosome 32, ilLepSina1.1, whole genome shotgun sequence genomic region harbors:
- the LOC126974453 gene encoding pleiotropic regulator 1 has protein sequence MTDEVIKHSVHTLVFRSLKRSHDMFLSNQGLLPPIDDKAEAILRSIKTRDGYGQVMSAVQKAQAVKQQQESMSRPETPHNTEIAESAAIPSDGAMLPYSGPAPPPSTAIAPLPRKAPVMPRPKWHAPWKLCRVISGHLGWVRCVAVEPGNEWFATGAADRVIKVWDLASGKLKVSLTGHVSTVRGLEVSPRHPYLFSCGEDRQVKCWDLEYNKVIRHYHGHLSAVYSLALHPTIDVLVSAGRDGTARVWDVRTKANVHTLAAHTDTVAALACQAAEPQIITGSHDSTVRLWDLAAGKSLCTLTNHKKSVRALALHPTLYTFASASPDNIKQWKCPEGKFIQNLSGHNAIVNCMAVNPEGVLVSGGDNGTMYFWDWRTGYNFQRLQSAVQPGSMDSEAGIFAMTFDMSGSRLITTEADKTIKIYKEDDTASEETHPINWRPEILKRRKF, from the exons ATGACTGACGAAGTAATTAAGCATTCTGTACACACTTTAGTGTTTAGATCTTTGAAGAGATCTCATGATATGTTTCTCTCCAACCAAGGACTGTTGCCACCAATTGATGACAAAGC AGAGGCAATTTTGAGATCAATAAAGACGAGGGATGGCTATGGACAAGTGATGTCAGCTGTTCAAAAGGCACAAGCTGTAAAGCAACAACAGGAATCAATGAGTAGACCGGAGACTCCACATAACACTG AAATAGCAGAATCAGCAGCTATACCATCTGATGGTGCAATGTTGCCATACAGCGGACCCGCTCCACCACCCAGCACAGCTATTGCACCTCTGCCACGGAAAGCCCCTGTGATGCCCCGGCCCAAGTGGCATGCCCCATGGAAACTGTGCAGAGTGATATCAGGCCATCTGGGTTGGGTCAGATGTGTGGCAGTGGAACCAGGGAATGAATGGTTTGCTACAG gtGCTGCTGATAGAGTTATTAAGGTCTGGGACTTGGCAAGCGGAAAATTGAAAGTGTCTCTCACGGGACATGTTAGTACAGTTAGAG GTCTTGAAGTATCACCTCGGCACCCATATCTGTTCAGCTGCGGTGAGGACAGACAAGTCAAATGTTGGGACTTGGAATATAATAAG GTGATCCGACACTACCACGGGCACCTGTCGGCCGTGTACTCGCTGGCGCTGCACCCCACCATCGACGTGCTGGTGTCAGCGGGTCGTGACGGCACCGCCCGCGTGTGGGACGTACGCACTAAGGCCAATGTCCACACACTGGCCGCCCACACCGACACCGTGGCAGCCTTGGCATGTCAGGCCGCCGAGCCCCAG ATAATAACGGGCTCGCACGACTCCACGGTCCGGCTGTGGGACCTGGCCGCGGGCAAGTCGCTGTGCACCCTCACCAACCACAAGAAGTCAGTCCGCGCGCTGGCACTCCACCCCACACTCTACACGTTCGCGTCGGCCTCGCCCGACAACATCAAGCAGTGGAAGTGTCCCGAGGGCAAGTTCATCCAGAACCTGTCGGGCCACAACGCGATCGTCAACTGCATGGCCGTGAACCCCGAGGGCGTGCTGGTCAGCGGCGGCGACAACGGCACCATGTACTTCTGGGACTGGAGGACTGGCTACAACTTCCAGCGGCTGCAG TCGGCAGTACAACCGGGGTCAATGGACTCCGAGGCGGGAATATTCGCGATGACGTTTGACATGTCCGGCTCGAGACTCATCACCACAGAAGCTGACAAAACTATCAAGATATACAAAGAGGACGACACGGCTAGTGAAGAAACGCACCCGATTAACTGGAGACCAGAAATACTTAAGAGGAGGaagttttaa
- the LOC126974474 gene encoding uncharacterized protein LOC126974474 isoform X1, which yields MSCGPECLSLGPPPDSIVYMPPPPLPAFLADVANLTPPCRASKCPPQHNSEDNSLFPGVEYHELPRHAEPATSDDTWFLVLITSCVAVLCIAALLALFLFKCREARGGCKSGSGKASGSNALYGSAALDSRVLWAALTPRGTRHFVADTYPHDETDDHHYECVEPPLYKLGPPEDLAITRHYNVEYEDPAPLIESYSDRTEEYFRNGIETLRRNNRPLVSSPTRIERPNLPPLNLQPRTLRRAPHSRRVSDANNSEKATI from the exons ATGTCTTGTGGCCCAGAATGTCTGTCGCTGGGTCCTCCCCCAGACTCCATAGTGTACATGCCGCCGCCTCCTCTGCCGGCGTTTCTGGCGGACGTCGCGAACTTGACCCCTCCGTGCCGCGCCTCCAAGTGTCCTCCACAACACAACAGTGAGGATAACTCGCTGTTCCCTGGCGTGGAGTACCACGAGCTGCCGCGTCATG CAGAGCCGGCCACTAGCGACGACACGTGGTTCCTGGTGTTAATTACCAGCTGCGTCGCCGTGCTCTGCATCGCAGCTCTACTGGCTCTGTTTCTGTTCAAATGCAGAGA AGCGAGAGGAGGCTGTAAATCTGGATCAGGAAAAGCCAGTGGATCGAACGCCTTATATGGCAGCGCTGCACTAGATTCACGCGTGCTCTGGGCGGCATTGACTCCCAGAGGAACTCGCCACTTCGTGGCAGACACGTACCCTCATGATGAGACCGACGACCATCACTACGAATGTGTGGAGCCACCACTATACAAGCTCGGCCCTCCAGAAGACCTGGCCATCACCAGACATTACAACGTCGAATATGAAGACCCCGCGCCCCTTATCGAAAGCTATTCGGACAGGACTGAAGAATATTTCCGCAATGGAATAGAAACCCTGCGCAGGAATAACCGACCGCTGGTTTCCTCGCCAACCAGAATCGAGAGGCCAAATCTGCCGCCACTGAATCTTCAGCCCAGGACATTGCGGAGGGCTCCGCATTCACGCCGAGTTAGCGATGCGAATAATTCGGAGAAAGCGACCATCTGA
- the LOC126974480 gene encoding tubulin-folding cofactor B, which produces MEDIQVITQDYVNVHITKSDAEDTPSVERRFKKSITVADFKTKLELVTGGNAKTMKLKVYDQKNNFVCDIDNDNALLGSYPIDDGMRIHVIDKFTLVKDFEASDSTERFKLSEEEYEKKGDTLRSFLQKNRLGKYNEEEMNKMKEQQQKELEEEAKLADAVLVGARCEVRVPSQPPRRATVKYNGPLEGAKGLWIGVQYDEPRGKNDGSVNGKRYFTCPPKYGGFVKPVYITVGDFPEETFDLEDEI; this is translated from the exons ATGGAAGATATTCAAGTTATAACTCAGGATTATGTTAACGTGCATATAACTAAATCAGATGCTGAAGACACACCCTCTGTAGAGCGACgatttaaaaaatctattacaGTTGCCGATTTTAAG ACGAAATTAGAATTAGTAACGGGAGGAAATGCGAAAACCATGAAGCTAAAGGTATACGaccaaaaaaacaattttgtatgtGATATTGACAATGATAATGCATTACTGGGCTCGTATCCCATAGATGATGGTATGAGGATACATGTAATTGACAAATTCACATTGGTCAAAGATTTCGAAGCGTCTGACAGTACTGAACG ATTCAAGTTATCTGAGGAAGAGTATGAGAAAAAAGGTGACACATTAAGATCATTCTTACAAAAGAACAGACTGGGGAAGTATAATGAAGAAGAGATGAACAAAATGAAAGAGCAGCAACAAAAAGAACTTGAGGAAGAAGCAAA ACTAGCAGATGCAGTACTTGTTGGGGCTAGGTGCGAAGTTCGGGTTCCGTCTCAGCCACCGAGGCGCGCCACTGTTAAGTACAATGGGCCATTGGAGGGAGCCAAGGGACTATGGATTGGAGTGCAATATGATGAACCTAGGGGGAAGAATGATGGATC TGTAAATGGAAAACGTTATTTCACGTGTCCACCGAAGTATGGCGGTTTTGTAAAACCAGTTTACATTACCGTAGGAGATTTCCCAGAGGAAACATTTGATTTGGAAGACGaaatataa
- the LOC126974474 gene encoding uncharacterized protein LOC126974474 isoform X2 has product MSCGPECLSLGPPPDSIVYMPPPPLPAFLADVANLTPPCRASKCPPQHNSEDNSLFPGVEYHELPRHEPATSDDTWFLVLITSCVAVLCIAALLALFLFKCREARGGCKSGSGKASGSNALYGSAALDSRVLWAALTPRGTRHFVADTYPHDETDDHHYECVEPPLYKLGPPEDLAITRHYNVEYEDPAPLIESYSDRTEEYFRNGIETLRRNNRPLVSSPTRIERPNLPPLNLQPRTLRRAPHSRRVSDANNSEKATI; this is encoded by the exons ATGTCTTGTGGCCCAGAATGTCTGTCGCTGGGTCCTCCCCCAGACTCCATAGTGTACATGCCGCCGCCTCCTCTGCCGGCGTTTCTGGCGGACGTCGCGAACTTGACCCCTCCGTGCCGCGCCTCCAAGTGTCCTCCACAACACAACAGTGAGGATAACTCGCTGTTCCCTGGCGTGGAGTACCACGAGCTGCCGCGTCATG AGCCGGCCACTAGCGACGACACGTGGTTCCTGGTGTTAATTACCAGCTGCGTCGCCGTGCTCTGCATCGCAGCTCTACTGGCTCTGTTTCTGTTCAAATGCAGAGA AGCGAGAGGAGGCTGTAAATCTGGATCAGGAAAAGCCAGTGGATCGAACGCCTTATATGGCAGCGCTGCACTAGATTCACGCGTGCTCTGGGCGGCATTGACTCCCAGAGGAACTCGCCACTTCGTGGCAGACACGTACCCTCATGATGAGACCGACGACCATCACTACGAATGTGTGGAGCCACCACTATACAAGCTCGGCCCTCCAGAAGACCTGGCCATCACCAGACATTACAACGTCGAATATGAAGACCCCGCGCCCCTTATCGAAAGCTATTCGGACAGGACTGAAGAATATTTCCGCAATGGAATAGAAACCCTGCGCAGGAATAACCGACCGCTGGTTTCCTCGCCAACCAGAATCGAGAGGCCAAATCTGCCGCCACTGAATCTTCAGCCCAGGACATTGCGGAGGGCTCCGCATTCACGCCGAGTTAGCGATGCGAATAATTCGGAGAAAGCGACCATCTGA